A stretch of the Chelonoidis abingdonii isolate Lonesome George chromosome 11, CheloAbing_2.0, whole genome shotgun sequence genome encodes the following:
- the IL6R gene encoding interleukin-6 receptor subunit alpha, with protein sequence MWALRAAGLLCLLRAAAEGLCPRPALPPDMVLSTVGANVTLPCLQWQPDANGTISWKVENKALSSEHAVLGPSLLLRLVQYNDSGRYSCYVGGCLVHSLRLLVEAPPEPPSFSCYRRSHVKDILCEWQPQRRPSPRTRAVLWVKKWLSGKNATEQRCRYFPKVEKFTCRVTVPPSEDDTFLLVSVCVSNGAGSTVSKDQVISANRVLKPDPPVNVLVEPVKSVPQKLRVNWTYPPSWDPKFYRLHFQVRYRAERSQSYTEIDQLRETSLVIHDAWHGARHMVQVRGLEEFGHGSWSEWSQEAMGTPWADPISLEWQTGSYSSQFPSDYDFYTVTFTFPPRLYGTEGTNEGGLGVGDHSTVPLYTFLVTGGSLLLGTGLLAGIVLRYKKKWRRGSLGQGKASTVVQHPLVPLAPPTPTSPLSEAPLLSPPASPGNISSTGTPGSGDFSPFDVTNMDYLLVPQ encoded by the exons ATGTGGGCGCTGCGGGCCGCCGGGCTGCTCTGCCTGCTGCGGGCCGCCGCGGAGGGGCTCTGCCCGCGGCCAG ccctcccgCCTGACATGGTGCTGAGCACCGTGGGAGCAAATgtcaccctgccctgcctgcagtggCAGCCAGATGCAAATGGCACCATCAGCTGGAAGGTGGAGAACAAGGCTTTGAGTTCGGAACACGCGGTGCTGGGGCCCAGCCTGCTTCTGCGCCTGGTGCAGTACAATGACTCAGGCAGGTACAGCTGCTATGTGGGCGGCTGCCTGGTGCACTCGCTGCGGCTGCTGGTGGAAG CGCCCCCGGAGCCGCCCAGCTTCTCCTGCTACCGCAGGAGCCATGTCAAGGACATCCTGTGCGAGTGGCAGCCGCAGCGGAGGCCGTCGCCCCGGACCAGGGCCGTGCTGTGGGTGAAGAAGTG GCTCTCGGGGAAGAACGCCACGGAGCAGCGCTGCCGCTACTTCCCCAAGGTGGAGAAATTCACGTGCAGGGTCACGGTGCCACCCAGCGAAGACGACACCTTCCTGCTGGTGTCCGTGTGTGTCAGCAATGGGGCAGGGAGCACGGTCAGCAAGGACCAGGTCATCTCAGCCAACCGCGTCT TGAAGCCGGACCCCCCGGTGAATGTGCTGGTGGAACCGGTGAAGAGTGTGCCCCAGAAACTGCGTGTGAACTGGACATAtcctccctcctgggaccccaagtTCTACCGGCTGCACTTCCAGGTCCGGTACCGGGCTGAGCGCTCCCAGAGCTACACGGAG ATCGACCAGTTAAGAGAAACGTCCCTGGTGATCCATGATGCCTGGCACGGCGCACGGCACATGGTGCAGGTGCGGGGGCTGGAGGAGTTTGGCCATGGCTCATGGAGCGAGTGGAGCCAGGAGGCCATGGGGACCCCGTGGGCAG ATCCCATCAGCCTCGAGTGGCAGACAGGATCCTACAGCTCGCAG ttccccTCGGATTATGATTTCTACACTGTCACATTCACGTTCCCCCCCAGGCTCTATGGCACAGAAGGCACTAACG AGGGGGGGCTTGGTGTCGGCGACCACTCCACCGTGCCCCTGTACACGTTCCTGGTCACCGGAGGAAGCCTGTTACTGGGCACTGGCCTGCTCGCTGGCATCGTGCTCAG GTACAAGAAGAAATGGAGGAGGggctccctgggccagggcaAGGCCAGCACCGTGGTCCAGCACCCCTTGGTGCCGCTGGCTCCTCCGACCCCTACGTCCCCGCTGAGCGaggccccactcctctcccctccggCGTCACCAGGCAACATCAGCTCCACGGGCACCCCTGGCAGTGGGGATTTCAGCCCCTTCGATGTCACCAACATGGATTATCTCCTGGTCCCCCAATAG